From Bombyx mori chromosome 26, ASM3026992v2, one genomic window encodes:
- the LOC134201472 gene encoding uncharacterized protein LOC134201472 isoform X2 gives MPHYRRVGAQATHFECRIIAGLALKRHTSNAALSQGWRSSDTLRMPHYRRVGAQATDFECRIIAGLALKRQTSNAALSQGWRSSDRLRMPHYRRVGAQATHFECRIIAGLALKRHTSNPALSQGWRSSDRLRMPHYRRVGAQATDFECRIIAGLALKRQTSNAALSQGWRSSDTLRMPHYRRVGAQATDFECRIIAGVGAQATDFECRIIAGLALKRQTSNAALSQGWRSSDRLRMPHYRRVGAQATDFECRIIAGLALKRQTSNAALSQGWRSSDRLRMPHYRRVGAQATDFECRIIAGLALKRQTSNAALSQGWRSSDTLRMPHYRRVGAQATDFECRIIAGLALKRHTSNAALSQGWRSSDTLRMPHYRRVGAQATHFESRIITGLTLKRQTSNPALPPDPRTMC, from the exons ATGCCGCATTATCGCAGGGTTGGCGCTCAAGCGACACACTTCGAATGCCGCATTATCGCAGGGTTGGCGCTCAAGCGACACACTTCGAATGCCGCATTATCGCAGGGTTGGCGCTCAAGCGACACACTTCGAATGCCGCATTATCGCAGGGTTGGCgctcaagcgacagacttcgaatgccgcattatcgcagggttggcgctcaagcgacagacttcgaatgccgcattatcgcagggttggcgctcaagcgacagacttcgaatGCCGCATTATCGCAGGGTTGGCGCTCAAGCGACACACTTCGAATGCCGCATTATCGCAGGGTTGGCGCTCAAGCGACACACTTCGAATCCCGCATTATCACAGGGTTGGCgctcaagcgacagacttcgaatgccgcattatcgcagggttggcgctcaagcgacagacttcgaatgccgcattatcgcagggttggcgctcaagcgacagacttcgaatGCCGCATTATCGCAGGGTTGGCGCTCAAGCGACACACTTCGAATGCCGCATTATCGCAGGGTTGGCgctcaagcgacagacttcgaatGCCGCATTATCGCAGG GGTTGGCgctcaagcgacagacttcgaatgccgcattatcgcagggttggcgctcaagcgacagacttcgaatgccgcattatcgcagggttggcgctcaagcgacagacttcgaatgccgcattatcgcagggttggcgctcaagcgacagacttcgaatgccgcattatcgcagggttggcgctcaagcgacagacttcgaatgccgcattatcgcagggttggcgctcaagcgacagacttcgaatgccgcattatcgcagggttggcgctcaagcgacagacttcgaatgccgcattatcgcagggttggcgctcaagcgacagacttcgaatGCCGCATTATCGCAGGGTTGGCGCTCAAGCGACACACTTCGAATGCCGCATTATCGCAGGGTTGGCgctcaagcgacagacttcgaatGCCGCATTATCGCAGGGTTGGCGCTCAAGCGACACACTTCGAATGCCGCATTATCGCAGGGTTGGCGCTCAAGCGACACACTTCGAATGCCGCATTATCGCAGGGTTGGCGCTCAAGCGACACACTTCGAATCCCGCATTATCACAGGGTTGACgctcaagcgacagacttcgaatCCCGCATTACCGCCAGACCCGCGTACAATGTGTTAA
- the LOC134201472 gene encoding uncharacterized protein LOC134201472 isoform X1, protein MPHYRRVGAQATHFECRIIAGLALKRHTSNAALSQGWRSSDTLRMPHYRRVGAQATDFECRIIAGLALKRQTSNAALSQGWRSSDRLRMPHYRRVGAQATHFECRIIAGLALKRHTSNPALSQGWRSSDRLRMPHYRRVGAQATDFECRIIAGLALKRQTSNAALSQGWRSSDTLRMPHYRRVGAQATDFECRIIAGLALKRHTSNAALSQGWRSSDTLRIPHYHRVGAQATDFECRIIAGLALKRQTSNAALSQGWRSSDRLRMPHYRRVGAQATDFECRIIAGLALKRQTSNAALSQGWRSSDRLRMPHYRRVGAQATDFECRIIAGLALKRQTSNAALSQGWRSSDTLRMPHYRRVGAQATDFECRIIAGLALKRHTSNAALSQGWRSSDTLRMPHYRRVGAQATHFESRIITGLTLKRQTSNPALPPDPRTMC, encoded by the coding sequence ATGCCGCATTATCGCAGGGTTGGCGCTCAAGCGACACACTTCGAATGCCGCATTATCGCAGGGTTGGCGCTCAAGCGACACACTTCGAATGCCGCATTATCGCAGGGTTGGCGCTCAAGCGACACACTTCGAATGCCGCATTATCGCAGGGTTGGCgctcaagcgacagacttcgaatgccgcattatcgcagggttggcgctcaagcgacagacttcgaatgccgcattatcgcagggttggcgctcaagcgacagacttcgaatGCCGCATTATCGCAGGGTTGGCGCTCAAGCGACACACTTCGAATGCCGCATTATCGCAGGGTTGGCGCTCAAGCGACACACTTCGAATCCCGCATTATCACAGGGTTGGCgctcaagcgacagacttcgaatgccgcattatcgcagggttggcgctcaagcgacagacttcgaatgccgcattatcgcagggttggcgctcaagcgacagacttcgaatGCCGCATTATCGCAGGGTTGGCGCTCAAGCGACACACTTCGAATGCCGCATTATCGCAGGGTTGGCgctcaagcgacagacttcgaatGCCGCATTATCGCAGGGTTGGCGCTCAAGCGACACACTTCGAATGCCGCATTATCGCAGGGTTGGCGCTCAAGCGACACACTTCGAATCCCGCATTATCACAGGGTTGGCgctcaagcgacagacttcgaatgccgcattatcgcagggttggcgctcaagcgacagacttcgaatgccgcattatcgcagggttggcgctcaagcgacagacttcgaatgccgcattatcgcagggttggcgctcaagcgacagacttcgaatgccgcattatcgcagggttggcgctcaagcgacagacttcgaatgccgcattatcgcagggttggcgctcaagcgacagacttcgaatgccgcattatcgcagggttggcgctcaagcgacagacttcgaatgccgcattatcgcagggttggcgctcaagcgacagacttcgaatGCCGCATTATCGCAGGGTTGGCGCTCAAGCGACACACTTCGAATGCCGCATTATCGCAGGGTTGGCgctcaagcgacagacttcgaatGCCGCATTATCGCAGGGTTGGCGCTCAAGCGACACACTTCGAATGCCGCATTATCGCAGGGTTGGCGCTCAAGCGACACACTTCGAATGCCGCATTATCGCAGGGTTGGCGCTCAAGCGACACACTTCGAATCCCGCATTATCACAGGGTTGACgctcaagcgacagacttcgaatCCCGCATTACCGCCAGACCCGCGTACAATGTGTTAA
- the LOC134201472 gene encoding uncharacterized protein LOC134201472 isoform X3: protein MPHYRRVGAQATHFECRIIAGLALKRHTSNAALSQGWRSSDTLRMPHYRRVGAQATDFECRIIAGLALKRQTSNAALSQGWRSSDRLRMPHYRRVGAQATHFECRIIAGLALKRHTSNPALSQGWRSSDRLRMPHYRRVGAQATDFECRIIAGLALKRQTSNAALSQGWRSSDTLRMPHYRRVGAQATDFECRIIAGLALKRHTSNAALSQGLALKRQTSNAALSQGWRSSDRLRMPHYRRVGAQATDFECRIIAGLALKRQTSNAALSQGWRSSDRLRMPHYRRVGAQATDFECRIIAGLALKRQTSNAALSQGWRSSDRLRMPHYRRVGAQATHFECRIIAGLALKRQTSNAALSQGWRSSDTLRMPHYRRVGAQATHFECRIIAGLALKRHTSNPALSQG, encoded by the exons ATGCCGCATTATCGCAGGGTTGGCGCTCAAGCGACACACTTCGAATGCCGCATTATCGCAGGGTTGGCGCTCAAGCGACACACTTCGAATGCCGCATTATCGCAGGGTTGGCGCTCAAGCGACACACTTCGAATGCCGCATTATCGCAGGGTTGGCgctcaagcgacagacttcgaatgccgcattatcgcagggttggcgctcaagcgacagacttcgaatgccgcattatcgcagggttggcgctcaagcgacagacttcgaatGCCGCATTATCGCAGGGTTGGCGCTCAAGCGACACACTTCGAATGCCGCATTATCGCAGGGTTGGCGCTCAAGCGACACACTTCGAATCCCGCATTATCACAGGGTTGGCgctcaagcgacagacttcgaatgccgcattatcgcagggttggcgctcaagcgacagacttcgaatgccgcattatcgcagggttggcgctcaagcgacagacttcgaatGCCGCATTATCGCAGGGTTGGCGCTCAAGCGACACACTTCGAATGCCGCATTATCGCAGGGTTGGCgctcaagcgacagacttcgaatGCCGCATTATCGCAGGGTTGGCGCTCAAGCGACACACTTCGAATGCCGCATTATCGCAGG GGTTGGCgctcaagcgacagacttcgaatgccgcattatcgcagggttggcgctcaagcgacagacttcgaatgccgcattatcgcagggttggcgctcaagcgacagacttcgaatgccgcattatcgcagggttggcgctcaagcgacagacttcgaatgccgcattatcgcagggttggcgctcaagcgacagacttcgaatgccgcattatcgcagggttggcgctcaagcgacagacttcgaatgccgcattatcgcagggttggcgctcaagcgacagacttcgaatgccgcattatcgcagggttggcgctcaagcgacagacttcgaatGCCGCATTATCGCAGGGTTGGCGCTCAAGCGACACACTTCGAATGCCGCATTATCGCAGGGTTGGCgctcaagcgacagacttcgaatGCCGCATTATCGCAGGGTTGGCGCTCAAGCGACACACTTCGAATGCCGCATTATCGCAGGGTTGGCGCTCAAGCGACACACTTCGAATGCCGCATTATCGCAGGGTTGGCGCTCAAGCGACACACTTCGAATCCCGCATTATCACAGGGTTGA